In Stigmatella aurantiaca, one genomic interval encodes:
- a CDS encoding pilus assembly protein, which yields MKSFLSLALFGVGLGAVALLSEPPRALPRGPYQAPLLPRLEMLRVIGAGQRSLVTDYYWLQAIQAAGRGGQSLEATRYLDLFYYADLVTDLDPQFLKVYLYAGNTIPTNLGRETWVNTAEARKILEKGVKHFPNDSNLRLFLAYNLSYFHNEHAAAAEHLRIAATLPDANRYIPEMASRLLAFNRRFDAALALVESFRDAEQDPEMRQMFEERLQEIYLERVLMQVDDAIKAFQRREQRPPQSVSELVARGDLPRVPQDPMGGVIYIGQDGRSASTSSTLRLEPIDYRKKALEREKAKAAANQEAPDTP from the coding sequence ATGAAGTCCTTCCTCTCCCTGGCACTCTTCGGCGTGGGGCTTGGCGCGGTGGCCCTGTTGTCCGAGCCGCCGCGAGCGCTCCCCCGGGGGCCTTATCAGGCGCCCCTGCTTCCCCGGCTCGAGATGCTGCGCGTCATTGGAGCGGGGCAGCGCTCGCTCGTGACCGACTACTACTGGCTGCAGGCCATCCAGGCCGCGGGCAGGGGTGGGCAAAGCCTCGAGGCCACGCGCTACCTGGACCTCTTCTATTACGCGGACCTGGTCACGGACCTGGATCCCCAGTTCCTGAAAGTCTACCTGTACGCGGGCAACACCATCCCCACCAACCTGGGCCGGGAGACGTGGGTGAACACCGCGGAGGCGCGGAAGATCCTCGAAAAAGGGGTGAAGCACTTCCCCAACGACTCCAACCTGCGCCTGTTCCTGGCCTACAACCTGAGCTACTTCCACAACGAGCATGCCGCCGCGGCGGAGCACCTGCGCATCGCCGCCACGCTGCCCGACGCGAACCGGTACATCCCGGAGATGGCCTCGCGCCTGCTGGCCTTCAACCGCCGCTTCGATGCCGCCCTGGCGCTGGTGGAGTCCTTCCGGGATGCCGAACAGGATCCCGAGATGCGCCAGATGTTCGAGGAGCGCCTCCAGGAAATCTACCTGGAGCGGGTCCTCATGCAGGTGGATGACGCCATCAAGGCCTTCCAGCGCCGGGAGCAGCGTCCGCCCCAGTCCGTCAGCGAGCTGGTGGCCCGGGGAGACCTGCCCCGCGTGCCGCAGGATCCGATGGGCGGCGTCATTTATATCGGCCAGGATGGGCGCAGCGCCTCGACCTCCAGCACCCTGCGCCTGGAGCCCATCGACTACCGCAAGAAGGCCCTTGAGCGGGAAAAGGCCAAAGCAGCCGCCAACCAGGAAGCACCGGACACCCCATGA
- a CDS encoding prepilin-type N-terminal cleavage/methylation domain-containing protein codes for MTQTRRNRGFTLIELMIVVAIIGILAAIAIPNFIRFQARARQSEVNTNLKSLFTGLRTQQKKPPTSIRATGFAPERGNRYTYMIGDCAATEDRTAIDAEQHNDDTCIGADVFKFGDGFPALGKFEVVPLSTATWNKKGTDNGLTMAPGVYGDNASWDFLAYAAGDVDNTIDTDGADSWSIASADGSLQSVCPQVTEDETVAAGEPFNIFNDVNCGAP; via the coding sequence ATGACCCAGACCCGTCGCAACCGTGGCTTCACCCTCATCGAGCTGATGATCGTGGTTGCCATCATCGGCATCCTGGCCGCCATCGCGATCCCGAACTTCATCCGGTTCCAGGCCCGCGCCCGCCAGTCCGAGGTGAACACCAACCTCAAGAGCCTCTTCACGGGTCTGCGCACCCAGCAGAAGAAGCCGCCCACCAGCATCCGCGCCACTGGCTTCGCCCCCGAGCGCGGCAACCGCTACACCTACATGATCGGTGACTGCGCGGCCACCGAGGACCGTACGGCCATCGACGCCGAGCAGCACAACGACGACACCTGCATCGGCGCCGACGTGTTCAAGTTCGGCGACGGCTTCCCGGCCCTCGGCAAGTTCGAGGTCGTTCCGCTGTCCACCGCGACCTGGAACAAGAAGGGCACGGACAACGGCCTGACCATGGCCCCCGGCGTCTACGGCGACAACGCCAGCTGGGACTTCCTGGCCTACGCCGCGGGTGACGTGGACAACACCATCGACACCGACGGCGCCGACAGCTGGTCGATCGCCTCCGCGGACGGCTCGCTCCAGTCCGTGTGCCCCCAGGTCACCGAGGATGAGACCGTCGCCGCCGGCGAGCCGTTCAACATCTTCAACGACGTGAACTGCGGCGCTCCGTAA
- a CDS encoding prepilin-type N-terminal cleavage/methylation domain-containing protein: MLAAIAIPSFLRFQARARQSEVNANLKSLFTGMRTLAKRPQSHIRVPGFAPERGNRYSYYMAATCTTAEIRDAVDTEQHNTDDCIQTDRFKFGMEMQGLPERVIPSSFEWSTRATAHGMGAQAGLYGTGLEWDFIAYAAGDVDSTFADSSDSWLISSSDGKLQQMCPAVAEPLTNAAGEPFNVSNDVDCD; the protein is encoded by the coding sequence ATCCTCGCCGCCATCGCCATCCCGAGCTTTCTCCGCTTCCAGGCCCGTGCCCGGCAGTCCGAGGTCAATGCCAACCTGAAGTCGCTGTTCACCGGCATGAGGACCCTGGCCAAGCGGCCGCAATCTCACATCCGTGTCCCCGGCTTCGCCCCCGAGCGCGGCAACCGCTACAGCTATTACATGGCGGCCACCTGCACCACGGCCGAGATCCGCGACGCCGTGGATACAGAGCAGCACAACACCGACGATTGCATCCAGACGGACCGGTTCAAGTTCGGCATGGAGATGCAGGGTCTGCCCGAAAGGGTCATCCCCTCTTCCTTCGAGTGGTCCACCCGCGCGACCGCCCATGGCATGGGCGCCCAGGCCGGCCTCTACGGGACGGGCCTCGAGTGGGACTTCATCGCTTACGCAGCCGGAGATGTGGACAGCACGTTCGCGGACTCCTCGGACAGCTGGCTCATCTCCTCGTCGGATGGGAAGCTTCAGCAGATGTGCCCGGCCGTGGCGGAGCCCCTCACCAATGCCGCGGGCGAGCCGTTCAATGTCAGCAATGACGTGGACTGCGATTAG